The proteins below come from a single Eucalyptus grandis isolate ANBG69807.140 chromosome 3, ASM1654582v1, whole genome shotgun sequence genomic window:
- the LOC104438413 gene encoding enhancer of rudimentary homolog — MANRHTIILMQTSQNRASRTFMDYGSVSQAMDGICGLYERKLKELNPAIRNITYDITDLYNFMDGLTDLSALVYDHSTQAYLPYDREWIKQRTFQHLKKMAR, encoded by the exons ATG GCGAACAGGCACACGATCATTCTCATGCAGACTTCTCAAAACAGGGCAAGCAGGACTTTCATGGACTATGGCTCTGTGAGTCAAGCTATGGATG GTATATGTGGATTATATGAAAGAAAACTCAAGGAGCTAAATCCTGCCATCAGAAACATCACTTATGATATTACAGATCTTTACAATTTCATGGATGGTCTCACGGACTTGAGTGCTCTAGT TTATGATCATAGTACCCAGGCATATCTGCCCTATGACAGAGAGTGGATTAAACAACGCACCTTTCAACACCTGAAGAAGATGGCGCGATGA
- the LOC104438412 gene encoding LOW QUALITY PROTEIN: protein RRC1 (The sequence of the model RefSeq protein was modified relative to this genomic sequence to represent the inferred CDS: inserted 2 bases in 1 codon), translating into MSSFSITRKKTPFQKHREEEEAKKKRAEDETARLYAEFVESFQGDNAPGSKAFVRGGLINPNERAKADSEGEKSKDGMPVPKKGSRYVPSFIPPPLSSKGKETEKKKDEEKTKEREKGKSRNIDHFMEELKHEQELRERRNQEREHWRDGRPSENSAPSTRFDELPDDLDPSGRFPGSFDDGDPQTTNLYVGNLSPQVDENFLLRTFGRFGPIASVKIMWPRTEEERRRQRNCGFVAFMNRADAQAAKDEMQGVVVYEYELKIGWGKSVALPSQALPAPPPGHMAIRSKEGATVILSGPSGPPVTTVPAQNSELVLTPNIPDITVVPPEDDHLRHVIDTMALYVLDGGCAFEQAIMERGRGKQLFSFLFELGSKEHTYYIWRLYSFAQGDTLQRWRTEPFIMITGSGRWIPPPLPIARSPEHEKESGTTFAAGRSRRVEPERTLTDSQRDEFEDMLRALTLERNLIKEAMGFALDNADAAGEVVEVLTESLTLKETPIPTKVARLMLVSDVLHNSSAPVKNASAYRTKFEATLPDIMESFNDLYRSITGRITAEALKERVLKVLQVWSDWFLFSDAYVNGLRATFLRLSNSGVVPFHSLCGDTPEIEKKANSEESGDGVKVNQDAALAMGRGAATQELMSLPLAELERRCRHNGLSLVGGREMMVARLLSLEEAERQRGYELDEDLKFKQSXASTGRYSSGQRDNNVDAGPVGLTGWGRYGEDEVAAKGEESVTLASTIPIPPPELKAFTRKEKNDLVLPSSKWARENDESDDEPEGGSRGLGLGYSSSGSENAGDAPGDVDGIELAADSSIPSQSDSGMSEEQRQKLRRLEAALIEYRESLEEHGIKNVEEIENKVALRRKRLEVEYGLSGSSDGVSGNRRSSSERKDRRDNSRDSSRKRHRSRSRSASPPRRSSNRDRDGRMHHLDSERSRDREKSGSRERDDYDKDRGRERERDRRRRT; encoded by the exons ATGAGCTCGTTCTCCATTACCCGCAAGAAGACGCCCTTCCAGAAGCACCGCGAGGAGGAAGaggcgaagaagaag AGGGCCGAAGATGAGACGGCTCGCCTCTACGCCGAATTCGTGGAGTCCTTCCAAGGGGACAATGCGCCCGGGTCGAAGGCGTTCGTTCGAGGAGGGCTGATCAATCCGAACGAGCGGGCGAAGGCCGATTCCGAAG GTGAAAAGTCCAAAGATGGGATGCCTGTTCCAAAGAAGGGAAGTAG GTATGTTCCTTCTTTCATACCACCCCCTCTTTcatccaaaggaaaagaaactgaaaagaaG AAAGACGAGGAgaagacaaaagagagagagaaagggaagtCACGAAACATAGATCATTTCATGGAGGAGCTGAAGCATGAGCAAGAACTGAGGGAGAGACGGAATCAAGAGCGTGAACATTGGCGCGATGGCCGCCCGAGTGAAAATTCTGCT CCATCTACCCGATTTGATGAACTGCCTGATGATCTCGATCCAAGTGGAAGGTTTCCTGGATCATTTGATGATGGTGATCCACAGACGACGAACCTCTATGTTGGTAACCTTTCACCTCAG GTTGATGAGAACTTCCTTTTACGGACCTTTGGAAGATTTGGTCCCATAGCAAGTGTAAAGATAATGTGGCCTCGgacagaagaagagagaagacggCAGAGAAATTGTGGATTTGTGGCTTTCATGAACAGAGCTGATGCACAGGCCGCAAAGGACGAAATGCAAG GTGTCGTTGTTTATGAGTATGAATTGAAGATTGGATGGGGTAAATCTGTGGCTCTCCCATCACAAGCTCTTCCTGCTCCTCCACCAGGGCACATGGCCATAAggagtaaggag GGCGCAACAGTGATTTTGTCTGGTCCATCAGGTCCACCAGTTACCACAGTCCCTGCTCAGAACTCCGAGTTG GTTTTGACTCCTAACATACCTGATATAACTGTCGTTCCACCGGAGGATGATCATCTCCGGCATGTGATTGATACAATGGCATTATATGTATTGGATGGTGGATGTGCGTTTGAACAGGCTATTATGGAGAGAGGTCGTGGGAAGCAACTTTTCAGTTTCTTGTTTGAGCTTGGATCTAAAGAGCATACCTATTATATCTGGAGGCTTTATTCTTTTGCTCAG GGCGACACTCTTCAAAGATGGCGAACAGAACCTTTCATCATGATTACTGGTAGTGGAAG ATGGATACCTCCACCCTTGCCTATTGCCCGAAGTCCTGAACATGAAAAAGAATCTGGCACGACATTTGCTGCTGGGAGAAGCAGG cGTGTAGAGCCAGAACGTACACTAACTGATTCGCAGAGGGATGAATTTGAGGACATGCTGCGTGCATTAACGTTGGAGAGAAACTTGATAAAGGAGGCAATGGGTTTCGCTTTAGACAATGCTGATGCTGCCGGGGAG GTCGTTGAGGTTTTAACAGAATCTTTAACACTTAAAGAGACACCTATCCCAACTAAGGTTGCAAGGCTTATGCTGGTTTCTGATGTCCTCCATAATAGTAGTGCTCCTGTGAAAAATGCTTCTGCATACCGCACTAAATTCGAAGCGACACTGCCTGACATAATGGAGAGCTTTAATGATTTGTATCGGAGTATAACTGGAAGGATCACTGCCGAGGCCCTTAAG GAACGAGTCCTGAAGGTTTTGCAAGTATGGTCAGACTGGTTTCTGTTTTCTGATGCTTATGTGAATGGATTACGGGCTACTTTTCTCCGATTGAGTAATTCTGGGGTGGTCCCTTTTCACTCTCTATGTGGTGACACAcctgaaatagaaaagaaagcaaactcAGAAGAGTCGGGTGATGGAGTTAAGGTCAACCAAGATGCTGCCTTGGCAATGGGCAGAGGAGCTGCTACGCAAGAGTTAATGTCTCTTCCCCTCGCTGAGCTTGAAAGACGCTGTAGGCATAATGGATTGTCTCTTGTTGGTGGTAGAGAAATGATGGTTGCAAGGTTGTTAAGTCTTGAAGAGGCAGAGAGACAGAGGGGCTATGAGTTAGATGAGGACTTGAAATTTAAGCAGAG AGCGAGCACTGGGAGATATTCAAGTGGTCAAAGAGATAATAATGTTGATGCTGGGCCTGTAGGATTAACAGGATGGGGTCGTTATGGGGAGGATGAGGTGGCTGCAAAAGGAGAAGAATCTGTTACATTGGCTTCAACCATCCCAATTCCACCACCTGAGCTGAAAGCTTTCacgaggaaagagaaaaatgatcttgttttgcCATCTTCAAAGTGGGCTCGAGAAAATGATGAAAGCGATGATGAACCGGAAGGAGGTTCTAGAGGCCTAGGGTTAGGCTATTCATCATCTGGAAGCGAGAATGCTGGGGATGCTCCTGGCGATGTTGATGGGATTGAGTTGGCGGCTGATTCAAGCATTCCATCTCAGTCAGACAGCGGAATGAGTGAAGAGCAAAG ACAAAAATTGAGGCGTCTAGAGGCTGCTTTGATAGAGTATCGTGAATCTCTGGAAGAACATGGAATCAAGAATGTGGAAGAAATCGAGAACAAAGTTGCCTTGCGCAGGAAACGGCTGGAGGTGGAATATGGATTATCAGGCTCTAGTGATGGTGTTTCTGGGAACA GGAGATCTTCATCAGAGAGGAAGGACAGAAGAGATAATTCCCGTGACTCTTCCAGAAAACGTCATCGTAGCCGAAGTCGCAGTGCTAGTCCACCTCGAAGATCATCTAACCGTGACAGAGATGGTAGGATGCATCACTTAGACAGTGAAAGAAGTAGAGATCGTGAGAAGAGTGGCAGCAGAGAGAGGGATGATTATGACAAGGatagaggtagagagagagagcgtgataGGAGAAGACGGACGTGA